A region from the Catellatospora sp. TT07R-123 genome encodes:
- a CDS encoding NAD(P)/FAD-dependent oxidoreductase, which translates to MRHRIAVVGGGPGGLTFARVLHRHGHPVTVLERDAAPDARPPGGTLDLHEGLGQLALDKAGLRDGFQALSRPEGQAMRILDPDGTVLRDWRPRPDELANPEIDRRQLRDLLTGPLDVQWGRGVAQVVPGTRDGVLVHFADGRQETFDFVVGADGAWSRTRPAVSPATPQYTGVTSVETSLDDVDTRHPDLARLIGDGSMAVYGVNRAVVAQRNSGGHIKVNARFRAPLEWHRNLDLADDEAVRSNLLALFDGWATPVLDLLRHGTAFVHRPVYVLPVSHTWTHVPGVTLLGDAAHLMPPLGAGANLAMLEGAELAETVAMLGSGELDDAVRAFEEQMWARAGRWAKITTAGLERLVSPDPAEAIAHWDRVNPS; encoded by the coding sequence ATGAGACATCGCATTGCGGTGGTCGGGGGCGGCCCCGGCGGCCTGACCTTCGCCCGGGTGCTGCACCGCCACGGCCATCCCGTCACCGTCCTCGAACGCGATGCCGCCCCCGACGCCCGCCCCCCGGGCGGCACGCTGGACCTGCACGAAGGGCTGGGCCAGCTCGCGCTGGACAAGGCGGGGCTGCGGGACGGGTTCCAGGCGCTGTCCCGCCCCGAAGGGCAGGCCATGCGCATCCTGGACCCGGACGGGACCGTCCTGCGCGACTGGCGACCCCGACCGGACGAACTGGCCAATCCCGAGATAGACCGCAGGCAGCTGCGTGACCTGCTGACCGGCCCGCTCGACGTCCAGTGGGGCCGGGGCGTGGCACAGGTGGTGCCGGGCACCCGCGACGGCGTACTGGTCCATTTCGCGGACGGGCGGCAGGAGACGTTCGACTTCGTCGTCGGCGCGGACGGCGCCTGGTCCCGGACCCGCCCCGCGGTGTCTCCGGCGACGCCGCAGTACACCGGCGTCACCTCGGTCGAGACCTCCCTCGACGACGTCGACACCCGCCACCCCGACCTCGCCCGGCTGATCGGCGACGGTTCCATGGCCGTGTACGGCGTGAACCGAGCCGTCGTCGCCCAGCGCAACAGCGGCGGTCACATCAAGGTCAACGCCCGGTTCCGCGCACCCCTGGAATGGCACCGGAACCTGGACCTGGCCGACGACGAAGCCGTGCGATCGAACCTGCTGGCCCTGTTCGACGGCTGGGCCACGCCCGTCCTCGACCTACTCCGCCACGGGACCGCCTTCGTCCACCGCCCTGTCTACGTCCTGCCCGTGTCCCACACCTGGACCCACGTCCCCGGCGTGACGCTGCTGGGCGACGCCGCCCATCTGATGCCGCCGCTGGGGGCGGGCGCGAACCTCGCGATGCTGGAAGGCGCCGAACTCGCCGAGACCGTCGCCATGCTCGGCTCCGGCGAGCTGGACGACGCCGTCCGCGCCTTCGAGGAGCAGATGTGGGCGCGGGCCGGCAGGTGGGCGAAGATCACGACCGCTGGCCTGGAACGCCTGGTGAGCCCGGACCCCGCCGAAGCGATCGCCCACTGGGACAGAGTCAACCCGTCCTGA
- a CDS encoding DUF4878 domain-containing protein, with amino-acid sequence MTFVPPPPPPAKSNVKRILVVVAIVLALCCGGVIAGGALLFRGVEEATAPARDAAVGYIQDVTAGDYHGAYGRLCDKVRTETSEAEYTRIQAAQLKISKYEVIGTSVKTMNTTTSAVITMRITQAETGAVMTQSFPLLKEDGQWRVCG; translated from the coding sequence ATGACTTTCGTACCGCCACCGCCGCCCCCGGCGAAGAGCAATGTCAAACGCATCCTCGTCGTCGTCGCCATCGTCCTGGCGCTCTGCTGCGGCGGCGTCATCGCGGGCGGGGCGCTGCTGTTCCGCGGCGTCGAGGAGGCGACCGCCCCGGCCCGCGACGCTGCGGTCGGCTACATCCAGGACGTCACGGCGGGGGATTACCACGGCGCGTACGGGCGGCTGTGCGACAAGGTCCGGACCGAGACCTCGGAGGCGGAGTACACCCGGATCCAGGCGGCGCAGCTGAAGATCAGCAAGTACGAGGTGATCGGCACCAGTGTCAAGACGATGAACACCACCACCAGCGCGGTCATCACCATGCGCATCACTCAGGCTGAGACGGGAGCCGTCATGACGCAGAGCTTCCCGTTGCTCAAGGAGGACGGGCAGTGGCGGGTGTGCGGCTGA
- a CDS encoding alpha-L-rhamnosidase has protein sequence MTAAFVAISTAVVAWTVPAQAATPVSVSGAHWIWYPEGSPASSAPAADRYFRKVFTAPSGGISDAQLVITGDDTVDAWLNGIPLAGSPRMTDSWKQALYIDLQAALRPGAANTLAVVARNTAAGPAGMIGRVHVTGSTTVDFTTDGSWKASQSPAAGWEQPGFSDSGWPAAADLGAYGMGPWNSNVLGPDTAAGSPLSVAGATVERRANPLGVDAAKPRLGWKLGASTIQQRQGAYQVIVASTAALAGANTGDVWDSGRVASVKSVDVQYGGPALASMRGYFWRVRVWDAQGRVGPWSGTQTFETGLLNSASEWQAAFVGQPGSAVGLNGSTWIWYPEGDPIAGLPPMTRYFRRTFSLSSVPSGGTLVVTGDDTADVWVNGVQVSTSARVTDSWKQAAVIDLAGRLTTGTNAIAISSQNTTQSPTAVIAQLTIPGVSTINTDVSWKASQTNPSGWQQAGFNDSGWVAARALTAYGTGPWGANVVVRRGAPLLRKSFTVGKPVASARLLTTALGLHETRLNGAKVGTDVLAPGWTDYNKRLQYKVYDVTGQIVQGTNALGAWLGDGWYSGSIGMAGSQRYGTQPWYSAKLLLTFTDGTSTTVTTDGSWKYAQSPITADDLYMGEQYDARKVISGWDAAGYDDAAWTAVAVRSGTLPALVSQVDPGVTVQRQLTPVSVTQPQPGVWIFDLGQNYAGWDRLRVTGPAGTTVTLRHGEVLNADGTLYTANLRVPGLATDRFTLAGTGGEEIFEPRFTVHGYRYVEVTGFPGTPTAQAITGQAAWTSGVALGTLTTSSSLINQMQSAIVWGQRSNMLSIPTDCPNRDERLGWTGDIASFAATSTFNVDVTGFLDKFADDLTDAQQSNGAFTDTAPYVCCGAGTAGWGDAGVIVPYTMWQRFGDTKVIDDHFTAMTRWVDYLRSTAAADLIRDQGGYGDWLNVNDDTARNVISTAFFAHSARMVSQMAAATGHTAEASSYGTLADQVAAAFTSRFVAGDGTVSGNTQTGYVLALAFGLLPSNLVAPAVNKLVAKVAASGGHLTVGFLGVENLLPVLADNGRADIAYQILLQTSYPGWGYMLSRGATTIWERWDGIRTDGSFQDVGMNSFNHYGLGSAGDFLYRQVGGLGPASPGYQSLLVAPRPGGGLSSAKSAYETPYGQAVSDWTSSGGTFTLRVTVPAGVTALVKVPATSAAVVSAPAQAVPFGYGSGAASYYLPSGSYTFTAPA, from the coding sequence GTGACGGCCGCCTTCGTCGCGATCTCCACCGCCGTCGTCGCCTGGACCGTCCCCGCCCAAGCCGCAACCCCCGTGAGCGTCTCGGGCGCCCACTGGATCTGGTATCCCGAAGGATCCCCCGCGAGCAGCGCGCCCGCCGCCGACCGCTACTTCCGGAAGGTCTTCACGGCACCGTCGGGCGGCATCAGCGACGCCCAGCTGGTCATCACCGGCGACGACACGGTCGACGCGTGGCTCAACGGGATCCCGCTGGCCGGGTCACCCCGCATGACCGACTCGTGGAAGCAGGCGCTCTACATCGACCTGCAGGCCGCGCTGCGTCCCGGCGCCGCCAACACCCTCGCGGTGGTGGCCCGCAACACCGCGGCCGGACCGGCCGGAATGATCGGCCGGGTGCACGTCACCGGCTCCACCACGGTGGACTTCACGACCGACGGGTCGTGGAAGGCCTCGCAGAGCCCGGCCGCCGGCTGGGAGCAGCCGGGTTTCAGCGACAGCGGCTGGCCCGCCGCCGCTGACCTGGGCGCCTACGGCATGGGCCCGTGGAACTCCAACGTGCTCGGTCCGGACACCGCGGCCGGTTCGCCGCTGAGCGTGGCCGGTGCGACCGTGGAGCGCCGCGCCAACCCCCTCGGCGTGGACGCGGCCAAACCCCGCCTGGGCTGGAAGCTCGGCGCGTCGACAATCCAGCAGCGCCAGGGTGCCTACCAGGTCATCGTCGCGAGCACCGCCGCGCTGGCCGGGGCGAACACCGGCGACGTCTGGGACAGCGGCCGGGTGGCCAGCGTGAAGTCCGTCGACGTCCAGTACGGCGGACCGGCGCTGGCCTCGATGCGCGGCTACTTCTGGCGGGTGCGCGTGTGGGACGCCCAGGGCCGCGTCGGCCCGTGGAGCGGCACCCAGACGTTCGAGACCGGCCTGCTCAACTCGGCTTCGGAATGGCAGGCCGCGTTCGTCGGGCAGCCCGGTTCCGCGGTGGGGCTGAACGGCTCGACCTGGATCTGGTACCCCGAGGGCGACCCGATCGCGGGGCTGCCGCCCATGACCCGCTACTTCCGCCGGACGTTCAGCCTGTCCTCGGTCCCCTCCGGCGGCACGCTCGTGGTGACCGGCGACGACACCGCCGACGTGTGGGTCAACGGGGTGCAGGTCAGCACCTCGGCGCGGGTCACCGACTCGTGGAAGCAGGCGGCGGTGATCGACCTGGCCGGCCGCCTGACCACGGGCACGAACGCCATCGCGATCTCCAGCCAGAACACCACGCAGTCGCCGACCGCCGTCATCGCCCAGCTGACCATCCCGGGCGTCTCGACGATCAACACCGACGTGTCGTGGAAGGCGTCCCAGACCAACCCGTCGGGCTGGCAGCAGGCCGGGTTCAACGACAGCGGCTGGGTGGCCGCCCGCGCGCTGACCGCGTACGGCACCGGGCCGTGGGGCGCCAACGTCGTGGTACGCCGCGGCGCGCCCCTGCTGCGCAAGTCGTTCACGGTCGGCAAGCCCGTGGCGTCGGCCCGGCTGCTCACCACCGCCCTGGGCCTGCACGAGACCCGCCTCAACGGGGCGAAGGTCGGCACCGACGTGCTCGCGCCGGGCTGGACCGACTACAACAAGCGCCTCCAGTACAAGGTGTACGACGTGACCGGGCAGATCGTGCAGGGCACGAACGCGCTCGGCGCCTGGCTCGGCGACGGCTGGTACTCCGGCAGCATCGGCATGGCCGGATCGCAGCGCTACGGCACCCAGCCGTGGTATTCGGCGAAGCTGCTGCTGACCTTCACCGACGGCACCAGCACCACCGTGACCACCGACGGCAGCTGGAAGTACGCGCAGAGCCCGATCACCGCCGACGACCTGTACATGGGCGAGCAGTACGACGCCCGCAAGGTGATCTCCGGCTGGGACGCGGCCGGATACGACGACGCGGCCTGGACGGCGGTGGCCGTACGCTCGGGCACCCTGCCCGCGCTGGTGTCCCAGGTGGACCCCGGCGTGACCGTGCAGCGCCAGCTCACCCCGGTCTCGGTGACCCAGCCGCAGCCCGGAGTGTGGATCTTCGACCTCGGCCAGAACTACGCCGGGTGGGACCGGCTGCGGGTGACCGGCCCGGCCGGGACCACCGTGACGCTGCGCCACGGTGAGGTCCTCAACGCCGACGGCACGCTCTACACCGCGAACCTGCGGGTCCCGGGCCTGGCCACGGACCGGTTCACCCTGGCCGGCACGGGCGGCGAGGAGATCTTCGAGCCCCGGTTCACCGTGCACGGGTACCGGTATGTCGAGGTGACCGGATTCCCCGGCACGCCGACCGCGCAGGCGATCACCGGCCAGGCCGCGTGGACGTCCGGCGTGGCCCTGGGCACGCTGACGACCTCCAGCAGCCTGATCAACCAGATGCAGAGCGCGATCGTATGGGGGCAGCGGTCCAACATGCTGTCCATCCCCACCGACTGCCCCAACCGGGACGAGCGCCTCGGCTGGACCGGTGACATCGCCAGCTTCGCGGCCACCTCGACGTTCAACGTGGACGTGACCGGGTTCCTGGACAAGTTCGCCGACGATCTGACCGACGCGCAGCAGTCCAACGGCGCGTTCACCGACACCGCGCCGTACGTGTGCTGCGGTGCCGGGACCGCCGGTTGGGGCGACGCCGGAGTGATCGTGCCCTACACCATGTGGCAGCGCTTCGGTGACACGAAGGTCATCGACGACCACTTCACGGCCATGACGCGCTGGGTGGACTACCTGCGCAGCACGGCCGCCGCGGACCTGATCCGGGACCAGGGCGGCTACGGCGACTGGCTCAACGTCAACGACGACACCGCCCGCAACGTCATCTCGACGGCGTTCTTCGCCCACTCGGCGCGGATGGTGTCGCAGATGGCGGCCGCGACCGGGCACACGGCGGAGGCGTCGAGCTACGGCACCCTGGCCGATCAGGTCGCCGCGGCGTTCACCAGCCGGTTCGTCGCCGGCGACGGCACCGTGTCGGGCAACACCCAGACCGGGTACGTGCTCGCGCTGGCCTTCGGGCTGCTCCCGTCGAACCTGGTCGCTCCGGCCGTGAACAAGCTGGTGGCGAAGGTGGCCGCGTCCGGCGGGCACCTGACCGTCGGCTTCCTCGGCGTGGAGAACCTGCTGCCGGTGCTGGCCGACAACGGCCGGGCCGACATCGCGTACCAGATCCTGCTCCAGACCTCGTATCCCGGCTGGGGCTACATGCTCAGCCGGGGCGCGACCACGATCTGGGAGCGCTGGGACGGCATCCGCACCGACGGCAGCTTCCAGGACGTCGGGATGAACTCGTTCAACCACTACGGGCTCGGGTCGGCCGGCGACTTCCTCTACCGGCAGGTCGGCGGGCTCGGCCCGGCGAGCCCGGGATACCAGTCGCTGCTGGTGGCTCCGCGTCCCGGCGGCGGGCTCAGCTCGGCGAAGTCGGCGTACGAGACGCCGTACGGCCAGGCGGTCAGCGACTGGACCAGCAGCGGCGGGACGTTCACCCTCCGGGTCACAGTGCCCGCCGGGGTGACGGCGCTGGTCAAGGTCCCGGCGACCTCGGCAGCCGTGGTGAGCGCCCCGGCGCAGGCGGTGCCCTTCGGGTACGGCTCCGGCGCGGCGTCCTACTACCTGCCCTCGGGCAGCTACACCTTCACCGCACCCGCCTGA
- a CDS encoding GNAT family N-acetyltransferase, with translation MEELSDLTTRWVHGWVAARSLPAPEDLGDGWRVLCHQPGRDIEIFARHADHDPASVARLAARVADTAQTTWLTVPTTRPEQTASLLQDHGLTLLKRNEQLMTADLRAQAHHDVPAPYRLHLEPSASGLYVEVRDPAAEVAARGAVGLTRDGAVIDRILTWPDHRRRGLANAVMSALADGALRQGIGSGLLIASEDGQRLYTALGWTAAAHVLIATAPGMVRPQD, from the coding sequence ATGGAGGAACTGAGCGACCTGACGACCAGATGGGTGCACGGCTGGGTGGCCGCCCGGTCCCTGCCCGCACCCGAGGACCTCGGGGACGGATGGCGGGTCCTGTGCCACCAGCCGGGACGCGACATCGAGATCTTCGCCCGGCACGCCGACCACGACCCCGCCTCGGTCGCCAGACTCGCCGCCCGGGTCGCCGACACCGCCCAGACGACGTGGCTGACCGTGCCCACCACCCGCCCCGAGCAGACCGCATCGCTGCTCCAGGACCACGGGCTCACGCTGCTCAAACGCAACGAGCAGCTGATGACGGCAGACCTGCGCGCCCAGGCGCACCACGACGTGCCCGCGCCGTACCGGCTGCATCTCGAACCTTCCGCCTCGGGGCTCTACGTCGAGGTCCGCGATCCGGCCGCGGAGGTCGCCGCTCGCGGAGCGGTCGGCCTGACCCGGGACGGCGCCGTCATCGACCGCATCCTCACCTGGCCCGACCATCGGCGGCGCGGCCTCGCCAACGCCGTGATGAGCGCACTCGCCGACGGCGCGCTGCGGCAGGGGATCGGATCGGGCCTGCTCATCGCCAGCGAGGACGGCCAGCGGCTCTACACCGCACTGGGCTGGACCGCGGCGGCCCACGTACTGATCGCCACCGCGCCCGGCATGGTCCGACCTCAGGACTGA
- a CDS encoding DUF6529 family protein yields the protein MSQAPARNSARLLLPLLIGALVSVALGVYGANHRGASVVFRVSGFEHLIVVKSWLATVVTVFALVQLVSALAMYGRIRAITPAPWISTVHRWSGRIAFFAAVPIGVFCLYGIGFQHYDTRVLLHSLLGCLFFGVFTVKMLVLTRPGLAGWVLPAVGGTVFTVLVATILTSAAWYFSTR from the coding sequence GTGAGCCAGGCGCCGGCCCGGAACAGCGCGCGACTGCTGCTCCCCCTGCTCATCGGCGCCCTGGTCTCCGTCGCACTCGGCGTCTACGGCGCCAACCACCGGGGCGCGAGCGTCGTCTTCCGGGTGAGCGGCTTCGAGCACCTCATCGTCGTCAAGAGCTGGCTCGCCACCGTCGTCACGGTCTTCGCACTGGTCCAGCTGGTGTCGGCGCTCGCCATGTACGGCAGGATCCGTGCGATCACACCCGCGCCCTGGATCAGCACCGTCCACCGCTGGTCCGGCCGGATCGCGTTCTTCGCCGCCGTGCCGATCGGAGTCTTCTGCCTGTACGGGATCGGGTTCCAGCACTACGACACCCGCGTGCTGCTGCACTCGCTGCTCGGCTGCCTGTTCTTCGGCGTGTTCACCGTCAAGATGCTCGTCCTGACCAGGCCGGGGCTGGCCGGCTGGGTCCTTCCGGCAGTGGGCGGGACCGTGTTCACCGTCCTGGTGGCGACGATCCTCACGTCAGCGGCCTGGTACTTCTCCACCCGTTGA
- a CDS encoding cytochrome P450, which yields MTATADGLTGDPHEMLGQLRAAAPAHRIPLGPTKTGWLVTRYADVKRALNDPRLSKAALKEVRLTGSLPLPPEVQAATSTHMLNADPPEHTRLRRLVSRSFTARRIEGLRPRVEQLTRDLLDRLDGRDEADLIDDFAFPLPFQVICELIGLPDVDRDTFRGWTNTMVAGAAVPPEETNAAARAAAGYVAQLLERKRAEPDDALLSSLIEASDAGDRLSADELSSLVFVLLLAGHETTVNLIGNAIYVLLQRPELAAALRADESLLPAVIEETLRYESPVKNATLRLAVEPVTFGDVTIPAGEIVVLSLMSANRDGGSFAAAGEFDPHRPDADGHVAFGHGIHFCLGAPVARLEAQVAVGALLRRFPALHAAVPLEELRWRPGLIMHGPVHLPVRLT from the coding sequence ATGACAGCGACGGCCGACGGCCTCACCGGCGATCCACATGAGATGCTCGGCCAGCTGCGCGCCGCCGCTCCGGCCCACCGGATCCCGCTCGGCCCCACCAAGACCGGCTGGCTGGTCACCCGGTACGCGGACGTGAAGCGCGCGCTCAACGATCCGCGCCTGTCGAAGGCGGCCCTGAAGGAGGTGCGGCTCACCGGCAGCCTGCCGCTGCCGCCCGAGGTCCAGGCCGCGACGAGCACCCACATGCTCAACGCCGACCCGCCGGAGCACACCCGGCTGCGGCGGCTGGTGTCGAGGTCGTTCACCGCGCGGCGGATCGAAGGGCTGCGTCCCCGCGTCGAGCAGCTCACCCGCGACCTGCTCGACCGCCTGGACGGCAGGGACGAGGCCGACCTCATCGACGACTTCGCGTTCCCGCTGCCGTTCCAGGTGATCTGCGAACTGATCGGACTGCCCGACGTGGACCGCGACACCTTCCGCGGCTGGACCAACACGATGGTCGCGGGCGCCGCGGTCCCGCCCGAGGAGACGAACGCGGCGGCGAGGGCGGCCGCGGGGTATGTCGCGCAGCTGCTGGAGCGCAAGCGGGCCGAACCGGACGACGCGCTGCTGAGCAGCCTGATCGAGGCCAGCGACGCCGGTGACCGGCTGAGCGCCGACGAGCTCAGCTCGCTGGTGTTCGTGCTGCTGCTCGCCGGGCACGAGACCACGGTGAACCTGATCGGCAACGCGATCTACGTGCTGTTGCAGCGGCCGGAGCTGGCGGCGGCGCTGCGGGCCGACGAGTCGCTGCTGCCGGCGGTGATCGAGGAGACCCTGCGGTATGAGAGCCCGGTGAAGAACGCGACCCTGCGGCTGGCGGTCGAGCCGGTGACCTTCGGAGACGTGACGATCCCGGCGGGGGAGATCGTGGTGCTCTCGTTGATGTCGGCCAACCGCGACGGCGGGTCGTTCGCGGCCGCGGGCGAGTTCGATCCGCACCGTCCTGACGCTGACGGCCACGTCGCGTTCGGCCACGGCATCCACTTCTGCCTGGGTGCGCCGGTCGCCCGGCTGGAGGCGCAGGTGGCCGTCGGTGCGCTGCTGCGCCGCTTCCCCGCGCTCCATGCCGCCGTGCCGCTGGAGGAGCTGCGGTGGCGGCCGGGCCTGATCATGCACGGCCCCGTCCACCTGCCGGTCCGGCTGACGTGA
- a CDS encoding Type 1 glutamine amidotransferase-like domain-containing protein, with the protein MKLLLTDSGIQNRSIRDALVDLLGKPIEESTALIVPTALHAQQGGAVQAYRVVSGQEDRAPMAQLGWKSLGLLELTALPSIGEQRWVPLVEEADALLVEGGDPMFLAYWMRESGLAGLLPTLSDTVYVGLSAGSMVMTPRIGEDFVRWSPPDGGDQTLGMVDFAIFPHLDYPGMTSNSMANAEKWAAAMPMRAYAIDNQTAIKVTGADVEVVSEGQWRLFNS; encoded by the coding sequence ATGAAGCTTCTCCTTACCGACTCGGGCATCCAGAACAGGAGCATCCGCGACGCGCTCGTCGACCTGCTGGGCAAGCCGATCGAAGAGTCCACCGCGCTGATCGTCCCTACCGCGCTGCACGCCCAGCAGGGCGGTGCCGTCCAGGCATACCGGGTGGTCAGCGGGCAGGAGGACAGGGCGCCCATGGCCCAGCTGGGCTGGAAGTCGCTCGGCCTGCTGGAGCTCACCGCGCTGCCGAGCATCGGCGAGCAGCGCTGGGTCCCGCTGGTCGAGGAGGCCGACGCCCTGCTGGTCGAGGGCGGTGATCCCATGTTCCTGGCCTACTGGATGCGCGAGTCCGGCCTGGCCGGCCTGCTGCCCACGCTCAGCGACACCGTCTACGTGGGGCTCAGCGCGGGCAGCATGGTGATGACCCCCCGCATCGGCGAGGACTTCGTCCGCTGGAGCCCGCCCGACGGCGGCGACCAGACGCTCGGCATGGTCGATTTCGCGATCTTCCCGCACCTGGACTATCCCGGGATGACCTCCAACTCCATGGCCAACGCCGAGAAGTGGGCCGCCGCGATGCCGATGCGGGCGTACGCGATCGACAACCAGACCGCCATCAAGGTGACCGGCGCAGACGTCGAAGTCGTCTCCGAGGGGCAGTGGCGACTGTTCAACTCCTGA
- a CDS encoding thiol-disulfide oxidoreductase DCC family protein: MPLLVYDGDCGFCTRSVLWLRSILSAWPDARPWQVLDLSALGLTRADADTAVQWIFPDGGSVSGVQAFAQLFRYQPEWRYRLVGRLLGTVPLRYPAAVVYRWIARNRHRLPGGTAACAVSAGPPGSR; this comes from the coding sequence ATGCCGCTGCTGGTGTACGACGGGGACTGCGGCTTCTGCACCCGCAGTGTGCTCTGGCTGCGGTCGATCCTGTCGGCCTGGCCCGACGCGCGTCCGTGGCAGGTGCTGGACCTGTCGGCCCTGGGCCTGACACGCGCGGACGCGGACACGGCCGTTCAGTGGATCTTCCCGGACGGCGGTTCGGTCTCCGGCGTGCAAGCGTTCGCCCAACTGTTCCGGTATCAGCCCGAATGGAGATACCGCCTGGTGGGACGCCTGCTCGGGACGGTTCCGCTGCGATATCCGGCGGCGGTGGTCTACCGGTGGATCGCCCGCAACCGTCACCGGCTGCCGGGCGGCACCGCGGCATGCGCCGTGTCCGCAGGCCCGCCCGGCAGCAGATGA
- a CDS encoding PLP-dependent aminotransferase family protein produces the protein MTRPLREQIAEQVGAAVDDGLFPHGVRMPSTRTLAAALGVSRGVTAEAYDLLAQRGYLHSLRGSGTYVAAATGAGAASRLPREPRAAEVDLRPGQAAGEAFPLAAWRRAWRSASFRTPPTTAMPQLGLPELRHAIAEHVQRNHGVSLTGREVVVAACRAHALRAVLEALDACGPRAAVEEPAPPTLWRAAADGSGRPVAMTVDDRGACLDQVPGSCRAMVLSPGAHLPFGGVLSADRRAQAAQWADRTGGTLIEIAGDRHPSPAAGQLPKLLSLTGPARSVLVGDFCEVLTPALQIGYAIVPSRLAAAVGRRIRDQAVAPPYVSQLAMARLLSDGTVERLMHRLSLIDEQRRRVMVAQAAAAAPLRPLIAGAAGTALLPLPGMDAGRIAAALRDQGVRVSTLNPYHFSAAPVRSALVLGYGHLTEPALRRGLSTLARLLTPAMPTPARVSA, from the coding sequence GTGACCCGACCACTGCGGGAACAGATCGCCGAGCAGGTCGGCGCCGCGGTGGACGACGGCCTGTTCCCGCACGGGGTGCGGATGCCGTCGACCCGGACGCTGGCGGCGGCGTTGGGCGTCTCCCGGGGAGTGACCGCCGAGGCGTACGACCTGCTGGCCCAGCGCGGCTACCTGCACAGCCTGCGCGGGTCGGGCACATACGTGGCGGCTGCCACCGGTGCCGGTGCCGCCTCCCGGCTCCCGCGCGAACCCCGCGCTGCCGAGGTCGACCTGCGGCCCGGGCAGGCCGCCGGTGAAGCGTTTCCGCTGGCCGCCTGGCGCAGGGCGTGGCGGTCGGCCAGCTTCCGGACGCCGCCGACGACCGCCATGCCGCAACTCGGCCTGCCCGAGCTGCGGCATGCGATCGCTGAGCACGTCCAACGCAACCACGGAGTGTCCCTGACCGGGCGCGAGGTCGTGGTCGCCGCCTGCCGGGCGCATGCGCTGCGCGCCGTACTGGAGGCGCTGGACGCGTGCGGTCCCCGGGCGGCGGTCGAGGAACCGGCCCCGCCGACCCTGTGGCGGGCGGCCGCGGACGGCAGCGGCCGGCCGGTGGCGATGACGGTCGACGACCGGGGCGCCTGCCTGGACCAGGTGCCCGGCAGCTGCCGGGCGATGGTGCTCAGCCCCGGCGCGCACCTGCCCTTCGGCGGGGTCCTGTCGGCCGACCGCCGGGCACAGGCGGCCCAGTGGGCCGACCGGACCGGCGGGACGCTGATCGAGATCGCCGGCGACCGGCATCCGTCGCCGGCCGCCGGCCAGCTGCCCAAGCTGCTGTCGCTCACCGGACCTGCGCGGTCGGTGCTGGTCGGTGACTTCTGCGAGGTGCTCACGCCGGCGCTGCAGATCGGCTACGCGATCGTGCCCAGCCGGCTGGCCGCGGCGGTGGGCCGACGGATCCGGGACCAGGCCGTTGCGCCGCCGTACGTCTCCCAGCTCGCGATGGCGCGCCTGCTGTCCGACGGCACGGTCGAACGGCTGATGCACCGGCTCAGTCTGATCGACGAGCAGCGGCGCAGGGTGATGGTCGCACAGGCTGCCGCGGCCGCGCCGTTACGTCCGCTCATCGCCGGTGCGGCGGGGACCGCGCTGCTGCCGCTGCCCGGGATGGATGCCGGGCGGATCGCGGCAGCACTACGCGACCAGGGTGTACGGGTGTCGACCTTGAACCCGTACCACTTCTCGGCCGCGCCCGTGCGTTCGGCACTGGTCCTCGGGTACGGCCATCTCACCGAGCCCGCGCTGCGCCGTGGACTCTCGACACTCGCCCGGCTGCTGACGCCGGCCATGCCGACGCCTGCTCGGGTGTCGGCATGA